One part of the Theropithecus gelada isolate Dixy chromosome 5, Tgel_1.0, whole genome shotgun sequence genome encodes these proteins:
- the STBD1 gene encoding starch-binding domain-containing protein 1, whose product MGAVWSALLVGGGLAGALFVWLLRGDPGDTGKDGDAEQEKDAPLGAAAVPGGHQSGSGGLSPGPSGQELVTKPEHLQESNGHLISKTKDLGNLQAASWRLQNPSREVCDNSREHVSSGQFPDTEASATSETSNSRSYSEVLRNESLKSPMGEWGFQKGQEISAKAATCFAEKLPSSNLLMNRAKEEASLSHLNSQDRVDHKEWEMVSRHSSWGDVGVGGSLKAPVLSLNQGMDNGRSTLVEARDQQVHGKTERVAVMPAGSQQVSVRFQVHYVTSTDVQFIAVTGDHECLGRWNTYIPLHYNKDGFWSHSIFLPADTVVEWKFVLVENGGVTRWEECSNRFLETGHEDKVVHAWWGIH is encoded by the exons ATGGGCGCCGTCTGGTCCGCCCTGCTGGTTGGAGGGGGTCTGGCCGGAGCACTTTTCGTTTGGTTGCTGCGGGGCGACCCTGGAGACACCGGGAAGGACGGGGACGCGGAGCAAGAGAAGGACGCCCCTCTTGGGGCAGCTGCGGTTCCGGGAGGCCATCAGAGTGGCAGCGGCGGACTGAGCCCTGGACCTTCCGGGCAGGAGCTGGTCACCAAACCAG AGCATCTTCAAGAAAGCAATGGACATTTGATTTCTAAGACCAAAGACCTTGGTAACCTGCAAGCAGCATCATGGAGATTGCAGAATCCTTCCAGGGAAGTCTGTGACAATTCAAGAGAACATGTTTCTTCTGGACAGTTTCCAGACACAGAAGCTTCAGCTACCTCTGAGACCAGTAACTCTAGGAGTTACTCTGAAGTTTTAAGAAATGAAAGCCTCAAATCTCCTATGGGAGAATGGGGATTCCAAAAAGGACAAGAGATATCTGCTAAAGCAGCTACATGTTTTGCAGAGAAGTTGCCTTCTAGCAACCTGCTCATGAACAGAGCTAAAGAAGAAGCGAGCCTCTCTCATTTGAACAGTCAGGACCGGGTTGACCACAAGGAGTGGGAAATGGTGTCTAGGCACTCATCTTGGGGGGATGTTGGTGTGGGTGGCAGTCTTAAGGCTCCAGTGTTAAGCCTAAACCAGGGAATGGACAATGGAAGAAGCACTCTGGTGGAAGCAAGAGATCAGCAAGTGCATGGGAAAACAGAAAGGGTAGCAGTGATGCCTGCAGGGTCTCAGCAAGTTAGTGTCAGGTTCCAGGTCCATTATGTCACAAGCACTGATGTGCAATTCATTGCAGTAACTGGAGACCATGAGTGTCTTGGGAGATGGAACACTTACATCCCACTCCACTATAACAAGGATGGGTTCTGGTCTCATTCCATTTTCCTGCCTGCAGATACAGTGGTGGAGTGGAAGTTTGTGTTGGTAGAGAATGGGGGAGTTACCCGCTGGGAAGAATGCAGCAATAGATTCCTAGAAACTGGCCATGAGGATAAAGTGGTTCACGCATGGTGGGGGATTCACTGA